In one Chroicocephalus ridibundus chromosome Z, bChrRid1.1, whole genome shotgun sequence genomic region, the following are encoded:
- the TMEM267 gene encoding transmembrane protein 267, whose protein sequence is MVFAMASETDKAHALLQTFSAASVISSLGLGIFCFVADRLLQFSFIQQNDWLRAFSDNAVHGVLGMWSWAIVIGLRKKSDFTEVTLAGFLASVIDVDHFFLAGSLSLKAALTLPQRPLLHCSTVIPVVALTLKFIMHLFRLKDSWCFLPWMLFISWTSHHVRDGIRHGLWICPFGKTPPLPYWLYVAITASLPHLCSFIMYLTGTRELMSIKHGIHIDV, encoded by the exons ATGGTTTTTGCCATGGCATCTGAGACTGACAAGGCCCATGCTCTTCTCCAAACTTTCAGCGCAGCTTCAGTTATTTCTAGTCTGGGTTTGGGAATATTCTGCTTTGTAGCAGACAGACTTCTGCAGTTTTCCTTCATTCAGCAAAATGACTGGCTCCGAGCCTTCTCTGATAATGCAGTGCATGGTGTACTAGGAATGTGGTCCTGGGCAATAGTGATTGGACTCAGGAAGAAAAGTGACTTCACTGAGGTCACTCTGGCTGGCTTCCTCGCCTCCGTCATTGACGTGGACCACTTCTTTCTTGCTGGGTCCCTGTCATTAAAG gctgctcTGACTCTTCCACAGAGACCACTTCTTCATTGTTCTACTGTGATTCCTGTTGTCGCTCTGACATTAAAGTTTATTATGCACCTTTTCAGGCTTAAGGATTCATGGTGCTTTCTTCCCTGGATGTTGTTTATATCCTGGACTTCTCATCACGTCCGTGATGGGATTCGTCATGGCCTCTGGATCTGCCCATTTGGAAAAACTCCTCCTTTGCCATATTGGCTGTATGTGGCAATTACAGCATCTTTACCTCATCTATGTtcatttattatgtatttaacaGGCACTAGAGAATTAATGTCTATAAAACATGGAATCCACATTGATGTATAA